In Roseisolibacter agri, a genomic segment contains:
- a CDS encoding YDG domain-containing protein: MRGALAGVVGRGVGRRTWRWMAMLVALVALVGAAGELRAQNLVSVPLPNGFIGTRASSAGSAESVKTFATLGIARLFFIQSSSTNQFELQGNDIPGTLRIVRTNGTTLDIPASANWRMNTGSTTDLIGILPRPASPITFAYSGGSIQITNGDSPGGTSIGGYVAGYTGTLATDGSNQSGNAAQSQLLNGLNAYLATVVSSRPAGPVTVTAQTTTSTTPTIAGTATVAAGEALSVVLDGVQYTTTSTPAVVRSGTSWSLALTTPLALGTYSVTATITDADGFTLSDATSAELVIASASSTVTIGGSFTASDRAYDGTTVATGTTGALTLAGVNGGHQVTIASATFAFQSAAVGTGRTVTITNVTLGGTNAASYTVNLAGAPTAAAAITARPVTIGGMFTAASRAFDGTTAATIATNALTVLGAVGGDALSLTGVTAAFANAAVGTAKPVAITAATLAGAAASNYALNVAGAPTTTADITSGVIVVVPPIVPPVVPATGTVTIAGGITAHDRVYDGTTAATGNTSGLSLVGVGPCQQVTIASVTLGFQSAGAGTGRTVVITNVTLGGADAGAYTVDLTGAPTTTASITARPVTIGGTFTAASKPFDGNATATIAGSALTLVGVVGGDAVTLAGVTAAFGDPLTGNGKPVSITGATLAGAAAGNYTLSLAGAPTSTASITSRLLTIGGSFAVADKVHDGTTDATITRNDLRLVGAQPGDEVALTWANAAFADAAVGAGKRVTLRAVGLTGAAASTYTLVMTGAPTTTASIVAAAPPSAPRNVAAAPGAGSLAITWSAPETVGCRAITGYVVEGSMDGGRSWTQLAATGAAPTAATVQGLTNNRAYLVRVAAVNPCGTSAFTSAAGPFVPVAPMPTPTTPLATIAEVVQDTIVRVRDGGFTLRLRAADESGAALPVDSSRTLQLEHGGRATADGSGFAPSTWVTLYLIGRGTAPSLLGTVPVATDGTFAAAVPVAATLPEGAYTLQVNGIDPASAPRSVALAVEVVPPPPDLDLTATPDRATPAVGDTITITLTVTNHGRGPAIDVVIPRAFTEPGFTVVRTTPVEGTYRAPTQEWSIARIEPGAHARLLLTAVVVPPTAPAAPRTAP, translated from the coding sequence ATGCGTGGTGCGTTGGCGGGTGTGGTCGGGCGCGGGGTCGGGCGGCGCACCTGGCGGTGGATGGCGATGCTGGTGGCGCTGGTGGCGCTGGTGGGCGCGGCGGGCGAGCTGCGCGCCCAGAACCTGGTGAGCGTGCCGCTCCCCAACGGCTTCATCGGGACGCGCGCCTCCTCCGCCGGCTCGGCCGAGAGCGTCAAGACGTTCGCGACCCTCGGGATCGCGCGCCTCTTCTTCATCCAGAGCTCGTCGACGAACCAGTTCGAGCTCCAGGGGAACGACATCCCGGGCACGCTGCGGATCGTGCGCACGAACGGCACGACGCTCGACATCCCGGCCTCCGCCAACTGGCGGATGAACACCGGCAGCACGACGGACCTGATCGGCATCCTGCCGCGCCCCGCGAGCCCGATCACGTTCGCGTACTCGGGCGGCTCGATCCAGATCACGAACGGCGACAGCCCCGGCGGCACCAGCATCGGCGGCTACGTCGCGGGCTACACGGGCACGCTGGCGACCGACGGCTCGAACCAGAGCGGCAACGCCGCGCAGTCGCAGCTGCTGAACGGCCTGAACGCCTACCTCGCCACCGTCGTCAGCTCGCGCCCCGCGGGCCCGGTGACCGTGACGGCGCAGACGACCACCAGCACGACGCCGACGATCGCCGGCACCGCCACGGTCGCCGCGGGCGAGGCGCTGTCGGTGGTGCTCGACGGCGTCCAGTACACCACCACCTCGACGCCGGCCGTGGTGCGCAGCGGGACCAGCTGGTCGCTCGCGCTCACCACGCCGCTCGCGCTGGGCACCTACTCCGTCACCGCGACGATCACGGACGCGGACGGCTTCACGCTCAGCGACGCGACGTCGGCCGAGCTGGTGATCGCCAGCGCGAGCAGCACCGTCACGATCGGCGGCAGCTTCACCGCGAGCGACCGCGCGTACGACGGCACCACGGTCGCCACCGGCACGACCGGAGCGCTGACGCTCGCGGGCGTGAACGGCGGCCATCAGGTCACCATCGCGTCGGCGACGTTCGCGTTCCAGTCGGCGGCGGTCGGCACGGGCAGGACGGTGACGATCACGAACGTCACCCTCGGCGGCACCAACGCGGCGTCGTACACGGTGAACCTCGCCGGCGCGCCGACGGCCGCCGCGGCCATCACCGCGCGGCCCGTCACCATCGGCGGCATGTTCACCGCGGCGAGCAGGGCGTTCGACGGCACGACCGCCGCGACCATCGCGACGAACGCGCTCACCGTGCTGGGCGCCGTCGGCGGCGACGCGCTCTCGCTCACGGGCGTGACGGCGGCCTTCGCCAACGCGGCCGTCGGGACGGCGAAGCCGGTCGCGATCACCGCGGCGACGCTCGCGGGCGCCGCGGCCTCCAACTATGCGCTGAACGTCGCGGGCGCGCCGACGACGACCGCCGACATCACGAGCGGCGTCATCGTCGTCGTTCCGCCGATCGTGCCGCCTGTCGTGCCCGCGACCGGCACGGTCACGATCGCCGGCGGCATCACCGCGCACGACCGCGTCTACGACGGCACGACCGCGGCGACGGGCAACACGTCCGGGCTCTCGCTCGTCGGCGTGGGCCCCTGCCAGCAGGTGACGATCGCGTCGGTCACGCTCGGCTTCCAGTCGGCCGGCGCGGGCACCGGCAGGACGGTGGTCATCACCAACGTCACGCTCGGCGGCGCCGACGCGGGCGCGTACACGGTGGACCTCACGGGCGCGCCCACGACGACCGCGAGCATCACGGCGCGCCCGGTCACCATCGGCGGCACGTTCACGGCCGCCAGCAAGCCGTTCGACGGCAACGCGACCGCGACCATCGCCGGCAGCGCGCTGACGCTCGTCGGCGTGGTGGGTGGCGACGCGGTGACGCTGGCGGGCGTGACCGCGGCCTTCGGCGATCCGCTCACGGGCAACGGCAAGCCGGTGTCGATCACGGGCGCGACGCTCGCCGGCGCGGCCGCGGGCAACTACACGCTGAGCCTCGCCGGCGCGCCAACCAGCACGGCGAGCATCACGTCGCGGCTCCTCACCATCGGCGGCTCGTTCGCGGTCGCCGACAAGGTGCACGACGGCACGACCGACGCCACCATCACCCGCAACGACCTGCGGCTGGTCGGCGCGCAGCCCGGCGACGAGGTCGCGCTGACGTGGGCCAATGCAGCGTTCGCGGACGCGGCGGTCGGCGCGGGCAAGCGCGTGACGCTGCGCGCGGTCGGCCTCACCGGCGCGGCGGCGTCGACGTACACGCTGGTGATGACCGGCGCGCCCACGACCACGGCGAGCATCGTCGCCGCCGCGCCGCCGTCGGCGCCGCGCAACGTCGCCGCGGCGCCGGGAGCGGGCAGCCTCGCGATCACCTGGTCGGCGCCCGAGACCGTCGGCTGCCGCGCGATCACGGGCTACGTGGTCGAGGGGAGCATGGACGGCGGCCGCAGCTGGACGCAGCTCGCGGCCACGGGCGCGGCGCCCACCGCGGCGACGGTGCAGGGGCTGACGAACAACCGCGCGTACCTCGTGCGGGTGGCGGCGGTGAACCCGTGCGGCACGAGCGCGTTCACGTCGGCGGCCGGCCCGTTCGTCCCGGTCGCGCCGATGCCCACGCCTACCACTCCGCTCGCGACGATCGCGGAGGTGGTGCAGGACACGATCGTGCGCGTGCGCGACGGCGGCTTCACGCTGCGCCTGCGCGCGGCGGACGAATCGGGCGCCGCACTCCCGGTGGACTCGTCGCGCACGCTGCAGCTGGAGCACGGCGGCCGCGCGACCGCGGACGGCAGCGGCTTCGCGCCGAGCACCTGGGTCACGCTCTACCTGATCGGACGCGGCACCGCGCCGTCGCTCCTCGGCACCGTGCCCGTCGCGACCGACGGCACGTTCGCGGCCGCGGTGCCCGTCGCGGCCACGCTGCCCGAAGGCGCCTACACGCTGCAGGTGAACGGCATCGACCCCGCGTCGGCCCCGCGCTCGGTCGCGCTGGCCGTGGAGGTCGTGCCGCCGCCGCCGGACCTCGACCTCACGGCGACGCCCGATCGGGCGACGCCCGCCGTCGGCGACACGATCACGATCACGCTCACCGTCACCAACCACGGTCGCGGTCCGGCGATCGACGTCGTCATCCCGCGCGCGTTCACGGAGCCGGGCTTCACCGTCGTCCGCACCACGCCCGTCGAGGGCACGTACCGCGCGCCCACGCAGGAGTGGTCGATCGCGCGCATCGAGCCGGGCGCGCACGCGCGGCTGCTGCTCACCGCCGTCGTCGTTCCGCCCACCGCCCCGGCCGCGCCGCGGACCGCGCCATGA
- a CDS encoding MSCRAMM family protein yields the protein MRLRHLSFLVAFLAAPAAAQTPAGITVSGVVRDGLSRAPLAGATVQLVSATDALGGTRSVVSDSIGGFTFSGVADGRYTLGFLHPMLDSLGIEPPQRAVQVERGRPVRLDVASPSAAQIRAELCGPATADSGAVVMGVVRGAGDGAPVAGASVAGVWSELTLGRGGMVPTTKRIVATTAADGLFALCNVPRGGLMAVGASRGADSTDMIDLEVPADGFLHRALYVGAARADAAVAATAAPSDSAAPARARRTGEGTLRGTVVATAGGRPLEGALVSIAGSAQTRTDATGAWTLANVPYGTRLLEVRAVGFFPERRPVDVVQGGAPLRLSLQTMQAVLDAVKVTARYSEGLAGFEDRRRSGPGRYFTAADISKRLVIQTSDLFKNMSGVRLEGDSILMRGPFGDCTPGFFIDGHYFDTLDRLEIDNFARPDRVRGIEIYTDASAPAQFRRLPGAAGGDAAPCGSIVIWTR from the coding sequence GTGCGCCTGCGTCACCTCTCCTTCCTCGTCGCGTTCCTCGCCGCTCCGGCGGCCGCCCAGACGCCCGCCGGCATCACCGTCAGCGGCGTGGTGCGCGACGGGCTGTCGCGGGCGCCGCTCGCCGGGGCCACCGTGCAGCTGGTCTCCGCCACCGATGCGCTGGGTGGCACCCGTTCGGTCGTCTCCGACTCGATCGGTGGCTTCACGTTCTCCGGCGTCGCCGACGGCCGCTACACGCTCGGCTTCCTGCACCCGATGCTCGACTCGCTCGGCATCGAGCCGCCGCAGCGCGCGGTGCAGGTGGAGCGTGGCCGCCCCGTGCGCCTCGATGTCGCGAGCCCGTCGGCCGCGCAGATCCGGGCCGAGCTCTGTGGGCCGGCGACCGCGGACTCGGGCGCGGTGGTGATGGGAGTCGTCCGCGGCGCGGGCGACGGCGCACCGGTCGCGGGCGCGTCGGTGGCGGGCGTGTGGAGCGAGCTGACGCTCGGCCGCGGCGGGATGGTCCCGACCACGAAGCGCATCGTCGCGACGACGGCCGCGGACGGGCTGTTCGCGCTCTGCAACGTGCCGCGCGGCGGGCTGATGGCCGTCGGCGCGAGCCGCGGCGCCGACAGCACGGACATGATCGACCTCGAGGTGCCGGCCGACGGCTTCCTGCACCGGGCGCTGTACGTGGGCGCGGCGCGCGCGGACGCCGCGGTCGCGGCCACCGCCGCACCCTCCGACAGCGCCGCGCCGGCACGCGCGCGCCGCACCGGCGAGGGCACGCTGCGCGGGACCGTGGTCGCGACCGCGGGCGGCCGTCCGCTGGAGGGCGCGCTCGTGAGCATCGCCGGCAGCGCGCAGACGCGCACCGACGCGACCGGCGCGTGGACGCTCGCGAACGTGCCGTACGGCACGCGGCTGCTGGAGGTGCGCGCGGTCGGCTTCTTCCCGGAGCGCCGCCCGGTGGACGTCGTGCAGGGCGGCGCGCCGCTGCGGCTCTCGCTGCAGACGATGCAGGCGGTGCTCGACGCGGTGAAGGTCACCGCGCGCTACAGCGAGGGGCTGGCGGGCTTCGAGGACCGCCGCCGCTCGGGCCCGGGGCGCTACTTCACCGCGGCCGACATCTCGAAGCGGCTGGTGATCCAGACGTCGGACCTGTTCAAGAACATGAGCGGTGTGCGCCTGGAAGGCGATTCGATCCTCATGCGCGGCCCGTTCGGCGACTGCACGCCCGGCTTCTTCATCGACGGGCACTACTTCGACACGCTCGACCGGCTGGAGATCGACAACTTCGCGCGCCCCGACCGCGTCCGCGGCATCGAGATCTACACGGACGCGTCGGCGCCGGCGCAGTTCCGCCGGCTGCCGGGCGCCGCGGGCGGCGACGCGGCGCCCTGCGGCAGCATCGTGATCTGGACGCGCTGA
- a CDS encoding YceH family protein, whose translation MLQPPLADVEVRVLGALIEKAVTTPDVYPLSLSGLTAACNQTSNRDPIMRLDEEQVSQAVTTLRRRNLLRAIQPMGSRVTKHQHLLADALNLDARELAVLGVLMLRGSQTAGELYTRTARLAEFAGIPDVEATLDALIAREPEALVTRLARRPGQKEVRYAHLMAGEPAISSAPDVAEPARAPAAEVQDDRVAALERTVDELRAELAALRERFEEFRAQF comes from the coding sequence ATGCTCCAGCCCCCGCTCGCCGACGTCGAGGTGCGCGTCCTCGGCGCCCTCATCGAGAAGGCCGTCACGACGCCCGACGTCTACCCGCTGTCGCTCAGCGGGCTGACGGCCGCGTGCAACCAGACGTCGAACCGCGACCCCATCATGCGCCTCGACGAGGAGCAGGTGTCGCAGGCCGTCACGACGCTGCGCCGCCGCAACCTGCTGCGCGCGATCCAGCCGATGGGCTCGCGCGTCACGAAGCACCAGCACCTGCTGGCCGACGCGCTCAACCTGGATGCGCGCGAGCTCGCGGTGCTCGGCGTGCTGATGCTGCGCGGGTCGCAGACGGCGGGCGAGCTGTACACGCGCACCGCGCGGCTGGCGGAGTTCGCGGGGATCCCGGACGTCGAGGCGACGCTCGACGCGCTGATCGCGCGCGAGCCCGAGGCGCTCGTCACGCGGCTGGCGCGCCGCCCCGGGCAGAAGGAAGTCCGCTACGCGCACCTGATGGCGGGCGAGCCCGCGATCAGCAGTGCGCCCGACGTCGCGGAGCCGGCGCGCGCCCCGGCTGCAGAGGTGCAGGACGACCGCGTCGCCGCGCTGGAGCGCACCGTCGACGAGCTGCGCGCGGAGCTCGCGGCGCTGCGCGAACGGTTCGAGGAGTTCCGCGCGCAGTTCTGA
- a CDS encoding aldo/keto reductase, with protein sequence MPDDLTPFPRRPLGRTGFEASILGIGDLADRSVPLEQCAATLRRAVDAGLNVVDTAPNYEDGYSEQVVGHALRGVRERAFVITKIDDLTDPVAPQLEESLARLRMEHVDALVFHNLSDLDVFHTLMEPGGGFAQLADCVAQGRTRFRGISSHSPEVLHAAITAGVCDVAMFPLGPFVDERYVAETLPLARAHGVATVCFKTFGAGKLLGDVLGYNQPLQLRPRGKLSSGGANATLDDAPTLPRLTVEECLHYTLTLDPDVALLGLSFPNEQDQAFAAARRFAPMSDAVMADVRRRAVEARRDKGPCWWNPDPLA encoded by the coding sequence ATGCCCGACGACCTCACTCCCTTCCCGCGCCGCCCGCTCGGCCGCACCGGCTTCGAGGCCAGCATCCTGGGCATCGGCGACCTCGCCGACCGCAGCGTGCCGCTGGAGCAGTGCGCGGCGACGCTCCGCCGCGCCGTCGACGCGGGGCTCAACGTCGTCGACACGGCGCCGAACTACGAGGACGGCTACTCGGAGCAGGTCGTCGGTCACGCGCTGCGTGGGGTCCGCGAGCGGGCGTTCGTGATCACGAAGATCGACGACCTGACCGACCCCGTCGCGCCGCAGCTCGAGGAATCGCTCGCGCGGCTGCGGATGGAGCACGTCGACGCGCTCGTCTTCCACAACCTCTCGGACCTCGACGTCTTCCACACGCTCATGGAGCCGGGCGGCGGCTTCGCGCAGCTCGCGGACTGCGTCGCCCAGGGGCGCACGCGCTTCCGCGGCATCTCGTCGCACAGCCCCGAGGTGCTGCACGCCGCGATCACCGCGGGCGTCTGCGACGTCGCGATGTTCCCGCTCGGCCCGTTCGTCGACGAGCGGTACGTCGCCGAGACGCTGCCGCTGGCGCGGGCGCACGGCGTGGCGACCGTGTGCTTCAAGACGTTCGGCGCGGGCAAGCTGCTGGGCGACGTGCTGGGCTACAACCAGCCGCTCCAGCTGCGGCCGCGCGGCAAGCTGTCGTCGGGCGGCGCGAACGCCACGCTGGACGACGCGCCGACGCTGCCGCGGCTGACCGTCGAGGAGTGCCTGCACTACACGCTGACCCTCGACCCCGACGTGGCGCTGCTCGGCCTCAGCTTCCCGAACGAGCAGGACCAGGCGTTCGCCGCGGCGCGCCGCTTCGCCCCGATGTCGGATGCCGTGATGGCCGACGTGCGCCGGCGCGCGGTCGAGGCGCGGCGGGACAAGGGCCCGTGCTGGTGGAACCCGGACCCGCTGGCATGA
- the gluQRS gene encoding tRNA glutamyl-Q(34) synthetase GluQRS, with amino-acid sequence MRWNSPLRPRNFRATPDEDRFLTTAHTWHATYRGRIAPTPTGDMHVGHARTFVAAWRRAADAGGALVLRIEDLDPLRSRDEWTARAIEDLTWLGVQWTEGPVYQSRRRPVYEATWRALRDAGLVYPSHVSRKEVRDAAHAPHEDEEGSEPVFPPELRPTAHAGRDAESPAGVVWRFRVPDGEVVRFTDAIRGPQAFTAGVDFGDFVVWRKDDVPAYELAVVADDVAMGITEVVRGEDLLRSTARQLLVYRALGATPPAWCHLPLVRDAEGRRLAKRHQALSIRELRARGMTPDEVLAQAEAVRPGA; translated from the coding sequence GTGCGCTGGAACTCGCCGCTGCGCCCGCGCAACTTCCGCGCGACTCCGGACGAGGACCGCTTCCTGACCACCGCCCACACCTGGCACGCCACGTACCGCGGCCGCATCGCACCCACGCCCACCGGCGACATGCACGTCGGCCATGCGCGGACGTTCGTCGCGGCGTGGCGGCGGGCGGCGGACGCGGGCGGCGCGCTCGTGCTGCGCATCGAGGACCTGGATCCGCTGCGCAGCCGCGACGAGTGGACCGCGCGCGCGATCGAGGACCTGACGTGGCTCGGCGTGCAGTGGACCGAGGGACCGGTGTACCAGTCGCGACGGCGCCCGGTGTACGAGGCGACCTGGCGCGCGCTGCGCGACGCGGGGCTCGTCTATCCCAGCCACGTCTCGCGGAAGGAGGTGCGCGACGCCGCGCACGCGCCGCACGAGGATGAGGAGGGGAGCGAGCCGGTGTTCCCACCCGAGCTGCGCCCGACCGCCCACGCGGGGCGCGACGCCGAGTCGCCGGCGGGCGTCGTGTGGCGCTTCCGCGTTCCCGACGGCGAGGTCGTGCGTTTCACCGACGCGATCCGGGGCCCGCAGGCGTTCACCGCCGGCGTCGACTTCGGTGACTTCGTCGTCTGGCGCAAGGACGACGTGCCCGCGTACGAGCTCGCGGTCGTGGCCGACGACGTCGCGATGGGGATCACCGAGGTCGTGCGCGGCGAGGACCTGCTGCGCTCCACCGCGCGGCAGCTGCTCGTCTATCGCGCCCTCGGCGCGACGCCGCCCGCCTGGTGCCACCTGCCGCTCGTGCGCGACGCCGAGGGGCGCCGGCTGGCCAAGCGCCATCAGGCGCTGTCGATCCGCGAGCTGCGCGCGCGTGGCATGACGCCGGACGAGGTGCTGGCGCAGGCGGAGGCCGTTCGGCCGGGAGCGTGA
- a CDS encoding ABC transporter permease/M1 family aminopeptidase: MSKLWSILRFEVAYQLRRVSTWLYFAVLLGLTYQFATEAYIDSARRGGFHFNSPFVVAAVTLLGSVMVLLVAAATAGDAGARDVQTRMHALVYSAPLDRASYLGGRFLGAFLVSAIVLLGVPAGVLLAALVPGPEAALLGPFRPAVYVGAYVQLALPNAFIATAVAFALATLGRRPGLSYLGAVLLFFVTMLAWQLVAVGLGRWELGRLLDPLALTAMSELSRSWTAAEKNARAVTLEGALLTNRLLWLGVACGLLALTHLRFRFAHPGARSWRRAAPDAGTSAAPDDAAAMLEAARRAPIAAPRVRRTFDRAAQTRQLRRVTRESFAEIVTGWGGLGLAALTVLLVLAIQSMTQHLGVPLLPTTGHLTTYIGDTGEIVWMIIPLLIAYYAGELVWRERDAGLHEIADAAPVPEWIAALGRFLGLALVLAALQLLMMGAAMLVQARMGYHDFELGLYARILLGLQLGDYLLFALLAIAMHVIVDQKYVGHTLVLLAYALTTFATSLGIDQPMLVYRSDPGWSYSDLRGFGPTLAPVLWFRLYWAAWALLLAVATRLLWVRGTERGLAARLQLARRRFTRPVGVTTLAATSLVVAVGGYLFYNTAVLRAPSTGDDAVRRSVAYERLYGRFEGAPQPQLASVRLRVELHPTEGAADIDGSYRLVNASGVAIDTVHVATATRVGTGELRFDRAATRALVDDTLGHRVYVLAAPLPPGDSLRMDFTVRHRPRGFASGGIDLAVTPKATYVAQSEWLPAIGYQPERALSGAGERRAQGLPPRPSVRALEDEAARRDMAGAERITVDAVVGTDAGQVAVAPGALRRTWTERGRRYFHYATDVPIRNELAIYSAAYAVDEARWSAPAGTSAQPVALQVLHHPAHTRNVARMLRSMRATLDYQTARFGPYPYGQLRLVERAGRSMSLHASPIDMWFQEGFAIMNPDDDPRDIDFAYAVVAHEVAHQWWGNQLMPAVVQGAPLLTESLAWYSALGVVEQTYGRAHLDRLLAMMRESYLSPRARAGQPLLRTYDRLIVSRKGPFAMFAAREYVGEARVDGALRRLVERFGDGAAPLPTSLDLYHELRAATPDSLHPLLADLFERNAYWQLATERATAEPMAGGAWRVTMDVKARKVVVDSLGIETELPMDDLVEIGVQAAGRDGEPGAPLYRRLHRVRGGTQRIVVTVPARPARAGLDPRHLLIDVGPGDNVSDVTTGARP, translated from the coding sequence ATGTCGAAGCTCTGGTCGATCCTCCGCTTCGAGGTGGCCTACCAGCTGCGCCGCGTCTCGACGTGGCTGTACTTCGCGGTGCTGCTGGGGCTCACCTACCAGTTCGCGACCGAAGCCTACATCGACAGCGCCCGGCGCGGCGGCTTCCACTTCAACTCCCCGTTCGTCGTCGCGGCGGTGACGCTGCTCGGCAGCGTGATGGTGCTGCTGGTGGCCGCGGCCACGGCCGGCGACGCGGGCGCGCGCGACGTGCAGACGCGCATGCACGCGCTGGTCTACTCCGCGCCGCTCGACCGCGCGAGCTACCTCGGCGGACGCTTCCTGGGCGCGTTCCTCGTGAGCGCGATCGTGCTGCTCGGCGTGCCCGCCGGGGTGCTGCTGGCAGCGCTCGTCCCGGGCCCGGAAGCGGCGCTCCTCGGGCCGTTCCGACCAGCGGTCTACGTGGGCGCGTACGTGCAGCTCGCCCTCCCGAACGCCTTCATCGCCACGGCCGTCGCCTTCGCGCTGGCCACGCTCGGCCGACGCCCGGGACTGAGCTACCTGGGCGCCGTGCTCCTGTTCTTCGTGACGATGCTCGCGTGGCAGCTCGTCGCGGTCGGACTCGGACGCTGGGAGCTCGGCAGGCTGCTCGACCCGCTCGCCCTCACCGCGATGAGCGAGCTCTCGCGCTCGTGGACGGCCGCGGAGAAGAACGCCCGCGCCGTCACGCTGGAAGGCGCGCTGCTCACGAACCGCCTGCTGTGGCTCGGCGTCGCGTGCGGCCTGCTCGCGCTCACGCACCTGCGCTTCCGCTTCGCGCATCCCGGCGCGCGCAGCTGGCGACGTGCCGCTCCTGACGCGGGAACGAGCGCCGCACCCGACGACGCGGCCGCGATGCTGGAGGCGGCGCGACGCGCACCGATCGCCGCCCCCCGCGTGCGCCGGACGTTCGATCGCGCGGCGCAGACGCGGCAGCTGCGGCGTGTCACGCGCGAGTCGTTCGCGGAGATCGTCACCGGGTGGGGCGGGCTCGGGCTGGCGGCGCTGACGGTGCTGCTGGTCCTCGCCATCCAGTCGATGACGCAGCACCTGGGCGTGCCGCTGCTCCCGACGACCGGGCACCTGACGACGTACATCGGCGACACGGGCGAGATCGTGTGGATGATCATCCCGCTGCTCATCGCCTACTACGCGGGTGAGCTGGTGTGGCGCGAGCGCGATGCGGGGCTCCACGAGATCGCCGACGCCGCGCCGGTGCCCGAGTGGATCGCGGCCCTCGGCAGGTTCCTCGGCCTCGCGCTCGTGCTCGCGGCGCTGCAGCTGCTCATGATGGGCGCCGCGATGCTCGTGCAGGCACGCATGGGCTACCACGACTTCGAGCTGGGGCTCTACGCGAGGATCCTCCTCGGCCTGCAGCTCGGCGATTACCTGCTGTTCGCGCTGCTGGCGATCGCGATGCACGTGATCGTCGACCAGAAGTACGTCGGCCACACGCTCGTGCTGCTCGCGTACGCGCTCACCACCTTCGCGACCAGCCTCGGGATCGACCAGCCGATGCTCGTCTACCGGTCGGATCCGGGCTGGTCGTACTCCGACCTGCGCGGCTTCGGGCCGACGCTCGCGCCGGTGCTCTGGTTCCGGCTGTACTGGGCGGCGTGGGCGCTGCTGCTGGCCGTCGCCACGCGCCTCCTCTGGGTGCGCGGCACCGAGCGCGGCCTCGCGGCGCGGCTGCAGCTCGCGCGGCGCCGCTTCACGCGCCCCGTCGGCGTGACGACGCTTGCGGCGACGAGCCTCGTGGTCGCGGTGGGCGGCTACCTGTTCTACAACACGGCCGTCCTGCGCGCGCCCAGCACCGGCGACGACGCGGTGCGGCGCAGCGTCGCGTACGAGCGCCTGTACGGTCGCTTCGAGGGCGCGCCGCAGCCGCAGCTCGCGAGCGTGCGGCTGCGTGTCGAGCTGCATCCGACGGAGGGCGCCGCGGACATCGACGGCAGCTACCGGCTGGTGAACGCGAGCGGCGTGGCGATCGACACGGTGCACGTCGCGACGGCGACGCGCGTCGGGACGGGCGAGCTGCGCTTCGACCGCGCCGCGACGCGCGCGCTGGTGGACGACACGCTCGGCCACCGCGTCTACGTGCTGGCCGCGCCGCTGCCGCCGGGCGACTCGCTGCGGATGGACTTCACGGTGCGCCACCGGCCGCGCGGCTTCGCGAGCGGCGGCATCGACCTCGCGGTGACGCCGAAGGCGACGTACGTCGCGCAGTCGGAGTGGCTGCCCGCGATCGGCTACCAGCCGGAGCGCGCGTTGAGCGGCGCGGGCGAGCGTCGCGCGCAGGGGCTGCCGCCGCGGCCGTCCGTGCGCGCGCTGGAGGACGAGGCGGCGCGGCGCGACATGGCGGGCGCGGAGCGCATCACCGTCGACGCCGTCGTCGGCACGGACGCGGGCCAGGTGGCCGTCGCGCCGGGCGCGCTGCGGCGCACGTGGACCGAGCGCGGGCGCCGGTACTTCCACTACGCGACCGACGTCCCGATCCGCAACGAGCTCGCGATCTACTCGGCCGCGTACGCGGTGGACGAGGCGCGATGGAGCGCGCCGGCGGGCACGTCGGCGCAGCCCGTCGCGCTCCAGGTGCTGCACCACCCCGCGCACACGCGGAACGTCGCGCGCATGCTGCGCAGCATGCGGGCGACGCTCGACTACCAGACGGCGCGCTTCGGCCCGTATCCGTACGGGCAGCTGCGGCTCGTGGAGCGGGCCGGGCGGTCGATGAGCCTGCACGCCTCGCCCATCGACATGTGGTTCCAGGAGGGGTTCGCGATCATGAACCCCGACGACGACCCGCGCGACATCGACTTCGCGTACGCGGTGGTGGCGCACGAGGTGGCGCACCAGTGGTGGGGCAACCAGCTGATGCCCGCCGTCGTCCAGGGCGCGCCGCTGCTCACCGAGAGCCTCGCGTGGTACTCGGCCCTCGGCGTCGTGGAGCAGACGTACGGGCGCGCGCACCTCGACCGGCTGCTGGCGATGATGCGCGAGTCCTACCTCAGCCCGCGCGCGCGCGCCGGCCAGCCGCTGCTGCGGACCTACGACCGCCTCATCGTCTCCCGCAAGGGGCCGTTCGCGATGTTCGCGGCGCGCGAGTACGTCGGCGAGGCGCGCGTGGACGGCGCGCTGCGACGCCTGGTCGAGCGGTTCGGCGACGGCGCGGCGCCGCTTCCCACGTCGCTCGACCTGTACCACGAGCTGCGCGCGGCCACGCCCGACTCGCTGCACCCGCTGCTCGCGGACCTGTTCGAGCGGAACGCCTACTGGCAGCTCGCGACCGAGCGCGCGACGGCAGAGCCCATGGCGGGCGGCGCGTGGCGCGTGACCATGGACGTGAAGGCGCGCAAGGTGGTCGTCGACAGCCTGGGCATCGAGACCGAGCTGCCGATGGACGACCTCGTGGAGATCGGCGTGCAGGCGGCGGGGCGCGACGGCGAGCCGGGCGCGCCGCTCTACCGGCGCCTGCACCGCGTGCGCGGTGGGACGCAGCGCATCGTCGTGACCGTGCCCGCGCGCCCCGCGCGCGCCGGGCTCGATCCGCGCCACCTGCTGATAGACGTCGGGCCGGGCGACAACGTGAGCGACGTGACGACCGGCGCGCGTCCGTGA